From Micromonospora echinaurantiaca:
GGTCGCCCACCTGTCCTGCCACGGCGCCCAGGACCTGGCTGCCCCGGCGCTCGGCCGGCTCGCGCTCGCCGACGGCCCGCTGCACGTCCGCGACCTGTGGCAGCTCCGCGCGGCCGCGCCGGCCGGGCTGGCGGTGCTCTCCGCCTGCGAGACGGTACGCGGCGGAGCCGTCCTGCCCGACGAGACGATCAGCCTCGGCACCGCGTTCCAGCTCGCCGGATTCCGGCACGTGATCGGCTCGCTCTGGTCCATCTCGGACGCGGTCACCGCCCGGCTCTGCGACCGCCTCTACGCCGGCCTGGCCGCGCCGGGCGGGCCGGGCCGGATCGACCCCGAGCGCGCCGCCATCGCCCTGCACGCCGCGGTGCGCGAGACCCGGCACGCGCTGCGCGAGGCCCCCGAACTCTGGGCCGCCTACGCGCACGTCGGCCCCTGACCCCCACCGCCCGGGGCGCCGGTTTAGGGGTCAGCAGGCCGGTACCGCTTTGACCGTGGTGGCGTCGGTCAGCGGCACCTGGACCGGGCCGGTGGCGGTGCGGATCGTCAGCGTCCCGGCGGCCGTCGCGGTGACCGTCCCGCAGACCGCGCCGGCGCCGGTGCCGACCTGCACGAACGGGCCGGTGCGTGGCGGGCCGTACCAGGTCACGCCGACCGCAGCGACCAGCAGCGCGGCACAGAGCAGCACCAGGCCCACCCCGGTGCGCAGGGCGCGGACCGCGGCCACCGCCTCCTGGTGGTCGCCCGTCGGCGGGGGCGGCAGCGCGGCCACCGGCGTGACGGCCAGCCGCCCGTGCGCGGCGCACAGCAGCGCCAGCGCGCCCACCGCGCCGGTGACCAGCGCGGCGAGCAGCAGAGCGCCGACCAGCGCCGCCCAGTTCGGGGCGAGCGTGCCCACGTCGGTGCGGCCCCGGATCAGGCTGAAGCCGACCAGGGCGAGCAGCAGGGCGCCGAGGCCGTTGCGCCAGGCCAGCGCGGCGGACCGGACCCGGTCCAGCTCGGCGCGGAGCAGCCCGGCCAGCGCCTGTGCCTGGCGCAGGTCCGCCACCGTGGCGGGCGGCCCGGGGCGCAGCCGGATCACGGCTCGACGTCCAGCCGCAGGGTCCAGTACGCGCCGCAGCCGACCTGCCCCTCCGCCCGGTACGGGTGGGCGACCTCGCAGGTGCAGAAGATCGTCCGGTAGGTCGGCCCGGACGGCGCGGTCGCCCCCCGGGGTGCGGGCACGGCTGCCGGCTCGGCCGTGCCGCCGGCCCCCGGCCGGTCCGGCGTGCCGACCGTTGCCCGGTCCGGCGTGCTGGCCGTCGGCCCGTCCGGGGCGAGCGGTGGGGCGGGCGGGGCGTCCCGGCGGAACACCGCGTCGACCAGGGTGAAGGTGATCGGATCCTGGCAGCGCGGGCAGCCGCCGCTCAGCACGACCGCCGCGTCGAACTCGCGCACCGTGAAGGTGGCGGCCGCCTCCCGCGCGTACGCCTCGTCGGTGACCTCGGCGTACGGCAGCGGCGCCGGCTGCGTCCGCGCCAGATCGTCCATCCGCGACCTCCGATGACCGAATCCCTGACCGGACCGTCCACGGTAGTCGTCCGGCGCGCCCGGGTCACCTGCCGGCGGAACCGGCGGCCCGGGTCGCGCCGGGGGGCGGCGGATCGTCGGCGCGACAGCGGTGGCGGCAGTTGGCGCGAGCGACCGCGCGCCGCGACCGCGCGTGGGACGCTGGGCGCAGTTACCGAGATCCGGCGGAGCAGGGGGGCGTCATGGCCGCAGTGCCGCAGGTCGACTTCGCGCTCGACACGTACGAGTGCATCGTGCTGTATCCGGGCGCGGCCGGGCGGGCGCTGCCGGCGGAGACGGTCCAGCGGTTGCAGTCCGAGCACGCCGAGCACATGCAGGCGCTGCAACGGCGGGGGATCCTGCTGGTCGCCGGCTCGGTGGACGGCCCGGCCCGCAATCCGGAGCCGCCGATCGGGTTCGGCCTGTCCCGCACCGGCTCGGTCGACGACGTGCGCAGCGTGATGGAGGCCGACCCGGCGGTGCAGGCGGGGCTCTACCGGGTGGACGTGATGACCTTCCTCTGCCCGGCCGGCTCGCTGGAGTTTCCGCTGGCCAAGACGCAGAGCTGAGCCGAGGTCCAGCGACGGCTGTCGTCATCGCGACGGCGCCCGGGCCGGTGCCCGCTGCTACCGTCGCGGCGCCTGGACCACCGCCCGGGCGCGCCGGGCGCCGGCCGCGGCCCCGGTCGAGGAGCCGCCATGACCTCCGCCACCGCCAGCCCGAGGTCCGTCGTCCGCCGCCCGCCCGCGCGACGCCCCGCCGGGGCCTGCTCCGGCCGCCGCCCCGCCTGCGCGACGCCCCGCCGGGGCCTGTTCCGGCCGCCGCCCCGCCTGCGCGACGCCCCGCCGGGGCCTGTTCCGGCCGCCGCCCCGCCTGCGCGACGCCCCGCCGGGGCCTGTTCCGGCCGCGGCCCGCCTGCGCGATGCCCCGCCGGGGCCTGTTCCGGCCGCCGCGCCGCCTGCGCGACGCCCCGCCGAGGGCCGTTCCGGCCGCCGCCGGGTTCGTCGACCCGGCCCCGCCGCACCCTCGAGCCGCACTCCGCGACATCCACCAGCGCAGACCGGGGGGCCGTCGCACCCGCCGGGAGCACCCGGGGGCGCGCTCGCGGTGGGGGCGTACGATTCCCGGCGCGCGGTCGCCGATGCCCGCCACCTCAACGTTCCCGGCGCGGGTTCCGCCCGCCGGCTGCGCGCGGATCGCGCGTCGTTGGACAATTTGTTCCGCAGTGCCGCGAGGGGTCGGCCCGAAGTGCGACCCGGAGGAGAGACTAGCCTGATGGGCGTGACACGCCGCGCGAAGATCGTCTGCACTCTTGGTCCTGCCACCTCGTCGCCGGAACGGATCCGAGGGCTCGTCGAGGCGGGCATGAACGTGGCCCGGCTCAACTTCAGCCACGGCAGCCACGCCGACCACGAGGCGGTGTACCGGTTGGTACGCGAGGCGGCCGACGCGGCCGGTCGGCCGGTCGCGGTGCTGGCCGACCTCCAGGGGCCCAAGATCCGGCTGGGCCGGTTCGCCGAAGGCCCGCACGAGTGGCGTACCGGCGACTCCGTGGTGATCACCGGCGACGACGTGATGGGCACCAAGGACCGGGTCTCCTGCACCTACCGGAAGTTGCCGCAGGAGGTGAAGCCCGGTGACCGGCTGCTGATCGACGACGGCCGGGTGGCCGTGGAGGTCACCGACGTCACCGGCAACGACATCCGCTGCCTGGTCACCGAGGGCGGTCCGGTCTCCAACAACAAGGGTGTGTCGCTGCCCAACGTGGCGGTCAGCGTGCCGGCCCTCTCCGAGAAGGACGCCGAGGACCTGCGCTTCGCCCTCGGCCTCGGCGTCGACCTGGTCGCCCTCTCCTTCGTCCGCTCCGCCGACGACATCAAGCTGGTCCACGCGATCATGGCCGAGGCCGGGGTGCACCGGCCGGTGCTGGCCAAGGTCGAGAAGCCGGAGGCGGTCGACCACCTCGAGGCGATCGTGCTGGCCTTCGACGGGGTCATGGTCGCCCGCGGCGACCTCGGCGTCGAGCTGCCGCTGGATCAGGTCCCGCTGGTGCAGAAGCGCGCCGTGCAGCTGTGCCGGGAGAACGCCAAGCCGGTCATCGTCGCCACCCAGATGCTCGACTCCATGATCGAGAACTCCCGGCCGACCCGGGCGGAGGCCTCCGACGTGGCCAACGCGGTGCTCGACGGGGCCGACGCGGTGATGCTCTCCGGCGAGACCAGCGTCGGCAAGTACCCGGTGCTCACCGTCAGCACCATGGCCAAGATCGTCACCACCACCGAGTCCGGCTCGATCGGGGTGCCCCGGCTGCAGCACGACCCGCGTACCCACGGCGGGGCGCTCACCGTCGCCGCCTCCTCGATCGCCCGGGCGATCGGCGCCAAGGCGATGGTCGCCTTCTCGCAGACCGGCGACACCGTGCGGCGGCTGTCCCGGCTGCACTGCGACCTGCCGCTGCTGGCCTTCACCCCGGTGCCCGAGGTGCGCAACCAGCTGGCCCTCTCCTGGGGCGTGGAGACCTTCCTGATGCCGTTCGTCGAGCACACCGACGACATGTTCCGCCAGGTCGACCAGGCGCTGCTCGGGCTCAACCGGGCCAACCCCGGCGACTACGTGGTGATCGTCGCCGGCAGCCCGCCCGGCACCCCGGGCTCGACCAACACGCTGCGCGTACACCAGCTGGGGTCGCTGGTCGACGCCGCGTCCGCGCGGGCGCTGCAGTGACCGCCGGCCAGGCCGCGGTCGGCCAGGCCGCCGTCGACCAGCTGCTGGAGGTCCTCGACCTCACCCCGACCGGCGAGATGACCTTCCGCGGGATCAGCCCGCCGGTCGGCCCCCAGCGGGTGTACGGCGGCCAGGTCGCCGGTCAGGCGCTGGTCGCCGCCGGCCGGACGGTCGACCCGGAGCGTTTCGTGCACTCGCTGCACGGCTACTTCGTGCGGGCCGGCGACCCGGTCGAGCCGATCGCCTACGAGGTGGAGAACATCCGCGACGGCCGCTCCTTCTCGGTGCGCCGCTGCGTCGCGCTCCAGCACGACAAGCCGATCTTCTTCATGTCGGCCTCGTTCCAGCGCCTCGAGGAGGGGCTGGACCACCACGCCCCGCTGCCGGCGGACGTGCCCGGCCCGGACGAGGTCCCGACCATGACCGACCGGCTCTCCCGCTACCCGGAGCGGCTCGGCATCTGGGGGCAGATCCCGCGCCCGATCGACGTGCGCTACGTCGGCGAGCCCGGCTGGGTACGCCCCGGCGACCGGCCCGCCGACCCGCACCAGCGGGTCTGGATGCGCATCGACGGCAAGCTGCCCGACGACCCGCTGCTGCACGCCTGCGCGTTGACCTACGCCTCCGACCTCACCCTGCTGGACTCGGTGCTCTCGGTGCACGGCGAGGTGTGGGGCCCCGGCGGGGTGGTGGGCGCCAGCCTCGATCACGCGCTCTGGTTCCACCGGCCGTTCCGGGCCGACGAGTGGTTCCTCTACGACTGCTGGAGCCCGTCGGCGTCCGGCGCCCGGGGGCTGGCCACCGGCCGGATGTTCACCCGCGACGGCCGGCAGATCGCCAGCGCCGTCCAGGAGGGTCTGTTGCGCCGCGTCGGGGCCTGAGTCCGCCTGCCCCGGCGCGTCCGCGCCGTTGCGGAGCACCCCTCGCCCGAGGCGATGGCCGCGCCGCGACGGTCGGCCGAGGGGTGATCGTCCGGGTGGGCGCAGCGGCAGCTAACCTTGCCGGCATGCGCCTCTCCGCCCGGGTCGACTACGCCCTCCGAGCGGTCGTCGAGCTCGCCTCGGTGACCGGCGGCGCCGGCGTCGGGAGAGGCCGGCCGGTCACCGCCGAACAGGTCGCCCGCGCCCAGGAGATCCCGCCGAAGTTCCTGGAGAGCATCCTGTTGCAGCTGCGCCGGGGCGGCATCGTGCAGGCCCAGCGCGGCCCCGAGGGCGGCTACTGGTTGGCCCGCCCGGCCGAGGAGATCTCGCTGGCCGAGGTGATCCGGGTGATCGACGGTCCGCTGGCGCACGTCCGCGGGCAGCGCCCGGAGCAGCTCGGCTACCACGGCGCCGCCCGCGCGTTGCAGGACGTGTGGATCGCCCTGCGGGCCACCGAACGGGAGATCCTGGAACTGGTCACCGTGGCCGACGTGGCCAGCGGCACGCTGCCCGGGCGGGTCACCGAACTGGTCGCCGACCCGCGCGCCTGGACCTGACCCCGTCCACCCTGACCGACGCGCTTACTCCTCGTCGGCGGCGGCGCTGAGCAGCTCCCACGCCTCGTCGACGTGCGTCTGCGTGGTGAACGGCGAGCCGACGGCCAGCCGCAGCGTGTACCGGCCGGACACCCGGGTCTGGGTCAGGTGCACCCGGCCGGTGGCGTTGACCCGGGCCAGCAGCCGCGCGCTCGCCTCGTCGCCGGCCTGCAGCCGGAAGCAGACCAGCGAGAACGGGTGCGCCGCAGCCAGCTCGAACCGCTCGTCGGCGCGGACCCGGTCGGCGAACCGGTCGGCCAGCGCCACCCCGGTGCGGATGTGCGTCCGCAACCCCTCGACCCCGTACCAGCGCAGCACGAACCACAGCTTGAGCGCCCGGAACCGGCGGCCCAGCGGCACCTGCCAGTCCCGGTAGTCGATCACCGCCCCGGACTCGCTGGCGGCGTTGCGCAGGTACTCCGGCAGCACCGTCAACGCCTCGATCAGCGAAGCCCGGTCGGCCACCCAGAACGCGTCGCAGTCGAAGCCGGTGAGCAGCCACTTGTGCGGGTCGAAGCAGTACGAGTCGGCGTACTCCAACCCCGCGTGCGACCAGCGCAGCTCCGGGCAGACCGCCGCCGCGCCCGCGTACGCGGCGTCGACGTGCAGCCAGACGCCGTGCTCGGCGCAGATCGCCCCGATCTCCGGCAGCGGGTCCACCGCGGTGGTGGAGGTGGTGCCGATGGTCGCCACCACCAGCGCCGGCACCTCGCCGGCGGCCAGGTCCGCCTCGATCGCGGCGCGCAGCGCGGCCGGGTCCATCGCCAGCGTCTCCGGGTCGACCTCGACCGGACGGACGCCCTGCTCCCCGAGCCCGGCGATCAGCGCCGCTTTCTCCACCGAGGAGTGCGCCTGGGTCGAGGCGTAGACGCGGTACCGCCGGTCCACCCCGGCCCGCCGCCACCGGCCGCCGCCGGCCCGGTGCAGCGCGGCGAGTGTCGCCACCAGCGTCGCCGAGGACGCCGAGTCCTGGATCACGCCGCCGCCGCTGCCGGTCGACCGGAACCGCTTCGGCAGGTCCAGCAGGTCGGCCAGCCAGTCCAGCATCGCCGTCTCCAGCTCGGTGGCGGCCGGACCGGTCGCCCAGAGCATGCCCTGCACGCCCAGCCCGGAGCTGACCAGGTCGCCGAGGACGCTGGGGCCGCTGGTGTTGGCCGGGAAGTAGCCGAAGAACCCGGGATGCTGCCAGTGCGTCAGCCGGGGCGCGACCAGCGCGTCCAGGTCGGCCAGGACGGCGTCGACCGGTTCCCCGTGTTCCGTCGGGCCGGCCGGCAGCGCCGCGGCCAGCGCGCCGGGCGGGTCCGGCGAGGTCACCGGGCGCCGCTCCAGCGTCGCCCAGTAGTCGGCGATCCAGTCCACCACGGCGTGCCCGGCGCGGCGGAACTCGTCCGGGGTCATGTGCTCAGCCACCCGACGAGTCGATCAAGAAACCGGCCGGCCGGCAAGAGAATCACCGATTGTGCCGACCCGACCACAGCCGTAGCATCGCAGGGGCGCGGAGCCGCCACCCGACGCCCACCTTGCGCGTCGGGCCCCCTGTCGCCAGCGCGGCGTACGCCCTCCCCGCCGGCCCAGGGCAGGCCGGCGGTGCCCCGGCCGCCGCGCGCCCCACCTCTCCGGAGGGCTCCGCATGCCTGTCACCACCCGCCGCGTCGCGCTGCTCGCCGCGGCCGCCGCGGCCACGCTCGCCGCCGGCACCCTGACCACCCTCACCGCCGCGGCGGCCGCCGCCGGTTGCCGGGTCGACTACCGGGTCACCAACCAGTGGCCCGACGGGTTCGGCGCCGACGTCGCGGTCACCAACCTCGGCGACCCGATCACCGGGTGGACACTCACCTGGACCTTCCCGGCCGGCCAGCGGGTCGGCCAGGCGTGGAACGCCACGGTCAGCCAGTCCGGCGCCGACGTCAGCGCCCGCAACGTCGACTGGAACGCCGCGCTCGGCACCGGCGGCACCGCCACCTTCGGCTTCAACGGCAGCTGGACCGGCGGCAACCCCGCGCCGACCAGCTTCGCCCTCAACGGCACCACCTGCACCGGCGCCCCGCCCACCTCGACGCCGCCGACCACCAGCCCGCCCCCGACCAGCCCGCCCCCGAGCAGCCCGCCGCCCGGAGCGGTGCAGGTGGAGGACCTCGACCGGGGCCTGATAAGCGTCCGCTCGGGCAGCGCCAACCTGGTCTCCTGGCGGCTGCTCGGCACCGAGACCACCGGCGTCGCGTTCAACCTCTACCGAGGCGGCACCCGGGTGACCGGCGCCCCGATCACCGGCGCCACCAACCACCTCGACGCCGGCGCGCCCGCCGGGGCCGCGTACACCGTGCGGGCCGTGGTCGGTGGCGTGGAACAGCCGGCGTCGCCGCCCGCGCTGCAGTTCCCCGCCGGCTACCTCGACGTGCCGCTGCAGGTGCCGGCCGGTGGCACCACCCCGACCGGCGAGACGTACACCTACTCCGCCAACGACGCCTCCGTCGGCGACCTCGACGGCGACGGCCGCTACGAGATCGTGCTCAAGTGGGAACCGTCCAACGCCAAGGACAACTCCCAGGCCGGGTACACCGGCACCGTCCAGGTCGACGCGTACACCCTCACCGGCACCCGGCTGTGGCGGATCGACCTGGGCCGCAATATCCGCGCCGGCGCCCACTACACCCAGTTCCAGGTGTACGACTACGACGGCGACGGCCGCGCCGAGGTGGCCATGAAGACCGCCGACGGCACCCGCTCCGGCACCGGCCAGGTGATCGGCAACGCCGGGGCCGACCACCGCAACGCCAGCGGCTACGTGCTCGCCGGGCCGGAGTACCTGACCATGTTCGACGGCCGCACCGCCGCCGCCCTGTCCACCGTCGACTACGACCCGCCGCGCGGCACCGTCTCCTCCTGGGGCGACAACTACGGCAACCGGGTCGACCGGTTCCTCGCCGCCACCGCCTACCTGGACGGTCAGCGGCCCTCGCTGGTGATGGCCCGCGGCTACTACACCCGCGCCGTCATCGCCGCCTGGGACTTCCGCGACGGCACTCTGCGCAAACGGTGGACCTTCGACTCGAACGCCGCCGGCAACGGCGCCGCGGCCGGCCAGGGCAACCACAACCTGTCGGTGGCCGACGTCGACGCCGACGGCCGCCAGGAGATCGTCTACGGCTCGGCCACCATCGACGACGACGGCCGGCTCCGGTACGCCACCGGCTTCGGCCACGGCGACGCCCTGCACGTCGGCGACCTCCTGCCCGGCCGCGCCGGTCTGGAGGCGTTCACCATCCACGAGTCCGGCAGCGCCCCCGCGGCCGACCTGCACGACGCCCGTACCGGTCAGGTGCTCTGGCAGCGGCCGAACAACGGCGGCGCGGAGGGCCCCGGCCGCGGGGTCGCTGCGGACATCCACGCCGGCAGCCCGGGCGCCGAGTTCTGGGGCGCCGGCAGCAACATGGGCAACCTCTACAACGGCTCCGGCGGCAGCGTCGGGCGCAACCCGTCGTCGGCGAACTTCCTCGCCTGGTGGGACGGCGACCCGGTCCGCGAACTGCTCGACGGCACCCGGATCGACAAGTACGGCACCGCCGGCGACACCCGCCTGCTCACCGGGAGCGGGGTGGCGGCGAACAACGGCACCAAGGCCACCCCGGCGCTCTCCGCCGACCTGTTCGGCGACTGGCGCGAGGAGGTCGTCTGGCGGACCACCGACAGCCGGGCGCTGCGGATCTACAGCACCCCGACGCCGACCGGCACCCGCATCCACACCCTGATGCACGACCCGCAGTACCGGGTCGCGGTCGCCTGGCAGAACACCGCCTACAACCAGCCACCGCACCCGAGCTTCTTCATCGGCGACGGCATGGCCACGCCGCCGACCCCGAACGTCCACCCACGCTGACCCGCGCCCCGCCGGCCCGGTCCCGCCGGGCCGGTCGGGCGGTCGGCTGGCACCGGGCCGCGGCCGCGGAATCCGCCCAGCCGCGGCCCGGTGCGCCACACCGCGGCATCCCCGACCCGTCCCGACCGGGAATGCCGTACCACCACCGGCACCAACGCTAGGCACCCTCCGCGTCGCGAAGGTGACGCCGGCGTGAAGATCGTGTTTCAGCGGCGCAGGCCGCCGGCCACCTGCTCCGCGATCAGCTGGTACGACCGCACCCGGTCGGCGACGTCGTACACCAGGGTGGTCAGCATCAGCTCGTCCGCGCCGGTTCGGGCCAGCAGGTCGGTCAGCTGCCGGCTGACCGTCTCCGGCGAGCCCATCGCCTGACCGTCCCGGCGCTGCTCGACGAACTCCCGCTCGATCTCGGTGTACGGGTAGGCCGCCGCCTCCTCCGGGGTGGCCAGCGGCTCCGGGCGACCCGAGCGCAGCTTCAGGAACGACAGCGCACTCGGCCCGGCCAGCCACTCGGCCCGCTCGTCGGTCTCCGCGCAGACCGCGTTCACCGCGACCATCGCGTACGGCCGCTCCAGCCAGCGCGACGGCCGGAAGCTCTCCCGGTACAGCGCCAGCGCGGGGAGCGTGTTCTGCGCGCTGAAGTGGTGCGCGAACGAGAACGGCAGCCCGAGCAGCCCGGCCAGCCGGGCGCTGAACCCGCTGGAACCCAGCAGCCAGATCGCCGGCTGCTGGCCACGCCCCGGCGTCGCCACGATCGGCCCCGGCCGCTCGCCGCTGAAGTAGTTCATCAGGTCGGCCAGCTCCTGCGGGAAGCCCTCCGCCGACAGCCCCTCCATCGTCCGGCGCAACGCCAGCGCGGTCACCTGGTCGGTGCCCGGCGCCCGCCCGATGCCCAGGTCGATCCGGCCCGGGTGCAACGCCTCCAGGGTGCCGAACTGCTCGGCCACCACCAGCGGCGCGTGGTTGGGCAGCATCACCCCACCGGATCCCAGCCGGATGGTGCTGGTGTGCGCGGCCAGGTGGGCGAGCAGCACCGCCGGCGCCGACGAGGCGATCGCCGGCATGTTGTGGTGTTCGGCCACCCAGAACCGGTGGTAACCCAGTTCCTCGGTCCGCCGGGCCAGCTCGGTGGTGTGCCGCAGCGCGTCGCCGGCGGTGGTGCCGGCCGCGACCGGAGCAAGATCAAGAACAGAGAGCGGTACGTCGATCACACGGCTGGCCAACCCGCGGCCCGCCGGATTTGTTCCCCGCAGCGACTCAACCCACCCCGCGCGCCTGCTCGAAGATGAGGCTGGTCTGGGTGTGCTGCACCGCCGGATCCACCGCCAGGTGGTCCAGCACGAAGTCCCGCAACGCGTCCGCCGACGCCGCCCGCACGTGCAGCACGTAGTCGTCCGCGCCGGCCACGTGGAACACCGACACCACCCCGGGCAGCCGCACCGACCGGGCCCGGAACGCGTCCACCACCGGACGCTCGTGCGCGGTCAACCGCACCGACACCAGCGCCTGCAACGGCAGGCCCACCGCCGCCGGATCCACCTCCGCGTGGAAACCCCGGATCGCCCCGCACTCGCGCAACGCCCGGGTCCGGGCCAGGCAGGTGGACGGGGCCACCCCCACCCGCTCGGCCAGCGCGTTGTTCGGCAACCGGCCATCCGCGGCCAGCTCGGCCAGGATCGCGCGGTCGACGTCGTCCAGCGCCGGGAAGCGCCGCACATCATTCGCTACAGGGGGCATGAAAGCATCCTCCATCGAATCGTCGGGAGATGCCAAGGCTGGCCACCGAATCATCTGCGGAACTGTTGCTAGAGATCGGCGTGATGTTCGATGCTCTCCGCATGACGACCGTGGACACCCGAGCCGTGCACGCCGGCCGCGACGACCTCGCCGCCCTCGGCGTCCACGTGCCCCCGATCGACCTCTCCACCACCAACCCGCTGCCCTCGGTCGACGCCGGCGGCGACGCCTACGAGACCCTCGCCACCGGCGGCACCCTCCCGCCCGACGCCAGCGCCGTCTACCAGCGGCTGTGGAACCCCACCGTGGCCCGCTTCGAGACCGCCCTCGCCAGCCTCGAAGGCACCGCCGAAGCCGTCGCCTTCGCCAGCGGCATGGCCGCCCTCACCGCCACTCTGCTCGCCGCCACCTCCGACGGCCGCCGCCACGTCGTCGCCGTCCGCCCCCTCTACGGCGGCACCGACCACGTCCTCGCCACCGGCCTGCTCGGCACCACCGTCACCTGGGCCCGCCCGCACGAGGTCGCCGCCGCCGTCCGCCCCGACACCGCACTCGTGGTCCTCGAGACGCCGGCCAACCCCACTCTCGACCTCGTCGACATCGCCGCCGTCGCCGACGCCGCCGGCGACGTGCCGCTGCTCGTCGACAACACCGTCGCCACCCCGGTGCTCCAGCGACCCGCCCGGCACGGCGCCGCGCTCGTCCTGCACAGCGCCACCAAGAGCATCGGCGGCCACGGCGACGTCCTCGCCGGCGTCGTCGCCTGCGACACCGGCTGGGCCACCCGGCTGCGCCAGGTCCGCGCCCTCACCGGCGCCATCCTGCATCCGCTCGGCGGCTACCTGCTGCACCGCGGCCTGCAGACCCTCCCGGTCCGGGTACGCGCCCAGCAGGCCGGCGCCGAGAAGCTCGCCGGCTGGCTCGCCGACCACCCCGCCGTCGTCCGCGTGCACCACCCCTCGCTGCATGACC
This genomic window contains:
- a CDS encoding LLM class flavin-dependent oxidoreductase, with amino-acid sequence MIDVPLSVLDLAPVAAGTTAGDALRHTTELARRTEELGYHRFWVAEHHNMPAIASSAPAVLLAHLAAHTSTIRLGSGGVMLPNHAPLVVAEQFGTLEALHPGRIDLGIGRAPGTDQVTALALRRTMEGLSAEGFPQELADLMNYFSGERPGPIVATPGRGQQPAIWLLGSSGFSARLAGLLGLPFSFAHHFSAQNTLPALALYRESFRPSRWLERPYAMVAVNAVCAETDERAEWLAGPSALSFLKLRSGRPEPLATPEEAAAYPYTEIEREFVEQRRDGQAMGSPETVSRQLTDLLARTGADELMLTTLVYDVADRVRSYQLIAEQVAGGLRR
- a CDS encoding YciI family protein, with the protein product MAAVPQVDFALDTYECIVLYPGAAGRALPAETVQRLQSEHAEHMQALQRRGILLVAGSVDGPARNPEPPIGFGLSRTGSVDDVRSVMEADPAVQAGLYRVDVMTFLCPAGSLEFPLAKTQS
- the pyk gene encoding pyruvate kinase, with the translated sequence MGVTRRAKIVCTLGPATSSPERIRGLVEAGMNVARLNFSHGSHADHEAVYRLVREAADAAGRPVAVLADLQGPKIRLGRFAEGPHEWRTGDSVVITGDDVMGTKDRVSCTYRKLPQEVKPGDRLLIDDGRVAVEVTDVTGNDIRCLVTEGGPVSNNKGVSLPNVAVSVPALSEKDAEDLRFALGLGVDLVALSFVRSADDIKLVHAIMAEAGVHRPVLAKVEKPEAVDHLEAIVLAFDGVMVARGDLGVELPLDQVPLVQKRAVQLCRENAKPVIVATQMLDSMIENSRPTRAEASDVANAVLDGADAVMLSGETSVGKYPVLTVSTMAKIVTTTESGSIGVPRLQHDPRTHGGALTVAASSIARAIGAKAMVAFSQTGDTVRRLSRLHCDLPLLAFTPVPEVRNQLALSWGVETFLMPFVEHTDDMFRQVDQALLGLNRANPGDYVVIVAGSPPGTPGSTNTLRVHQLGSLVDAASARALQ
- a CDS encoding rhamnogalacturonan lyase family protein, whose protein sequence is MPVTTRRVALLAAAAAATLAAGTLTTLTAAAAAAGCRVDYRVTNQWPDGFGADVAVTNLGDPITGWTLTWTFPAGQRVGQAWNATVSQSGADVSARNVDWNAALGTGGTATFGFNGSWTGGNPAPTSFALNGTTCTGAPPTSTPPTTSPPPTSPPPSSPPPGAVQVEDLDRGLISVRSGSANLVSWRLLGTETTGVAFNLYRGGTRVTGAPITGATNHLDAGAPAGAAYTVRAVVGGVEQPASPPALQFPAGYLDVPLQVPAGGTTPTGETYTYSANDASVGDLDGDGRYEIVLKWEPSNAKDNSQAGYTGTVQVDAYTLTGTRLWRIDLGRNIRAGAHYTQFQVYDYDGDGRAEVAMKTADGTRSGTGQVIGNAGADHRNASGYVLAGPEYLTMFDGRTAAALSTVDYDPPRGTVSSWGDNYGNRVDRFLAATAYLDGQRPSLVMARGYYTRAVIAAWDFRDGTLRKRWTFDSNAAGNGAAAGQGNHNLSVADVDADGRQEIVYGSATIDDDGRLRYATGFGHGDALHVGDLLPGRAGLEAFTIHESGSAPAADLHDARTGQVLWQRPNNGGAEGPGRGVAADIHAGSPGAEFWGAGSNMGNLYNGSGGSVGRNPSSANFLAWWDGDPVRELLDGTRIDKYGTAGDTRLLTGSGVAANNGTKATPALSADLFGDWREEVVWRTTDSRALRIYSTPTPTGTRIHTLMHDPQYRVAVAWQNTAYNQPPHPSFFIGDGMATPPTPNVHPR
- a CDS encoding acyl-CoA thioesterase; this encodes MTAGQAAVGQAAVDQLLEVLDLTPTGEMTFRGISPPVGPQRVYGGQVAGQALVAAGRTVDPERFVHSLHGYFVRAGDPVEPIAYEVENIRDGRSFSVRRCVALQHDKPIFFMSASFQRLEEGLDHHAPLPADVPGPDEVPTMTDRLSRYPERLGIWGQIPRPIDVRYVGEPGWVRPGDRPADPHQRVWMRIDGKLPDDPLLHACALTYASDLTLLDSVLSVHGEVWGPGGVVGASLDHALWFHRPFRADEWFLYDCWSPSASGARGLATGRMFTRDGRQIASAVQEGLLRRVGA
- a CDS encoding pyridoxal-dependent decarboxylase; the encoded protein is MAEHMTPDEFRRAGHAVVDWIADYWATLERRPVTSPDPPGALAAALPAGPTEHGEPVDAVLADLDALVAPRLTHWQHPGFFGYFPANTSGPSVLGDLVSSGLGVQGMLWATGPAATELETAMLDWLADLLDLPKRFRSTGSGGGVIQDSASSATLVATLAALHRAGGGRWRRAGVDRRYRVYASTQAHSSVEKAALIAGLGEQGVRPVEVDPETLAMDPAALRAAIEADLAAGEVPALVVATIGTTSTTAVDPLPEIGAICAEHGVWLHVDAAYAGAAAVCPELRWSHAGLEYADSYCFDPHKWLLTGFDCDAFWVADRASLIEALTVLPEYLRNAASESGAVIDYRDWQVPLGRRFRALKLWFVLRWYGVEGLRTHIRTGVALADRFADRVRADERFELAAAHPFSLVCFRLQAGDEASARLLARVNATGRVHLTQTRVSGRYTLRLAVGSPFTTQTHVDEAWELLSAAADEE
- a CDS encoding RrF2 family transcriptional regulator — encoded protein: MRLSARVDYALRAVVELASVTGGAGVGRGRPVTAEQVARAQEIPPKFLESILLQLRRGGIVQAQRGPEGGYWLARPAEEISLAEVIRVIDGPLAHVRGQRPEQLGYHGAARALQDVWIALRATEREILELVTVADVASGTLPGRVTELVADPRAWT
- a CDS encoding Lrp/AsnC family transcriptional regulator, which codes for MPPVANDVRRFPALDDVDRAILAELAADGRLPNNALAERVGVAPSTCLARTRALRECGAIRGFHAEVDPAAVGLPLQALVSVRLTAHERPVVDAFRARSVRLPGVVSVFHVAGADDYVLHVRAASADALRDFVLDHLAVDPAVQHTQTSLIFEQARGVG